The following proteins are co-located in the Vigna unguiculata cultivar IT97K-499-35 chromosome 9, ASM411807v1, whole genome shotgun sequence genome:
- the LOC114164738 gene encoding transcription factor MYB98-like, translated as MDIETLLKETFVPQPLQESCMKDMIPLGNPSSQECLQNFHHIDQFHMNVPSSNNNSIIQTQTFDAFDNFTFTGSSPDLDVYESKPFAENRQTHVMDNFLYGNYNLMNFPQRNVELDMMVADQSFLPFNPQEIKPSNFVLPDEVSCISPMNYYKRIDVNKNNKSYPTARRTYKVRKKSSTVKGHWTIEEDGLLIQLVEQYGLRKWSHIAKILPGRIGKQCRERWHNHLRPDIKKDTWNCEEDKILIEAHAEVGNKWAEIAKRLPGRTENSIKNHWNATKRRQYSKRKCRSKYPRGTLLQEYIKSLNLDKNPPIDYRRKSSATSTKTSTSKATAPVLPQTPFQCLPPDSDFNVVPDFLFAENLFEEGSGIHSLLDAVPCVPFRDNKNCEGKLQCDPMMEGMQCFEAVNGDENNVETDMAPEMLEVEVKKELDLVEMISQINGETFHV; from the exons ATGGATATTGAGACATTGCTGAAAGAAACCTTTGTCCCACAGCCCTTACAAGAAAGCTGTATGAAAGATATGATTCCTTTGGGAAATCCTTCATCTCAAGAATGCTTGCAAAACTTTCACCATATTGATCAGTTTCACATGAATGTGCCCTCATCCAACAATAACTCAATAATCCAGACCCAAACTTTTGATGCTTTTGACAATTTCACCTTTACTGGTTCATCACCTGATTTAGATGTATATGAGAGCAAGCCTTTTGCTGAGAATAGGCAAACTCATGTCATGGACAATTTCCTTTATGGAAATTATAACTTGATGAACTTCCCTCAGAGGAATGTTGAACTAGACATGATGGTTGCAGATCAAAGCTTTTTGCCTTTTAATCCTCAAGAAATCAAACCCTCCAATTTTGTTTTGCCAGATGAAGTTTCATGCATATCCCCCATGAACTATTACAAAAGAATTGAcgttaacaaaaataataaatcctATCCAACCGCTCGAAGAACGTACAAAGTCCGCAAGAAGTCCAGCACAGTAAAAGGGCATTGGACAATAGAAGAAGATGG ATTATTGATTCAACTGGTGGAACAATACGGATTGAGGAAGTGGTCTCATATTGCTAAGATACTGCCCGGAAGAATTGGAAAACAGTGCAGAGAGAGATGGCATAACCATCTAAGGCCTGATATTAAG AAGGACACATGGAACTGCGAAGAGGATAAAATACTAATCGAAGCTCATGCTGAGGTAGGAAACAAATGGGCAGAGATTGCTAAAAGGTTGCCTGGAAGAACTGAGAACTCGATCAAAAACCACTGGAATGCAACCAAGAGAAGGCAATATTCCAAAAGAAAGTGCCGATCCAAGTACCCCAGAGGCACTCTTCTACAAGAGTATATCAAAAGCTTGAACTTAGACAAGAATCCCCCAATAGATTATAGGAGAAAATCTTCTGCTACAAGTACCAAAACCAGCACAAGCAAAGCCACTGCACCAGTTTTGCCCCAGACACCTTTTCAATGCTTGCCACCAGATTCTGATTTCAATGTGGTCCCAGATTTTCTCTTTGCAGAGAATCTCTTCGAAGAAGGTTCCGGTATTCATTCCCTTCTTGATGCTGTCCCTTGTGTTCCCTTTAGGGATAACAAAAATTGTGAAGGAAAATTGCAATGTGATCCTATGATGGAGGGAATGCAGTGTTTTGAAGCTGTTAATGGAGATGAGAATAATGTTGAGACAGATATGGCCCCAGAGATGTTGGAGGTTGAAGTTAAGAAGGAGCTGGATTTGGTTGAGATGATCTCTCAGATTAATGGTGAAACTTTTCATGTTTAA